Proteins from a single region of Dysosmobacter acutus:
- a CDS encoding response regulator transcription factor: MNRILIAEDEAPIANLVRTALEEAGYSCRWAPDGDAAADLMEKELFDLVLLDIMLPRVNGYELLEYSQELDVPVIFLTAKGELQDRVKGLRMGAEDYITKPFELMELLARVETVLRRCGKSGRVISLMPDIEIDTASRVVKKNGAAVALTVKEYDLLLLFCQNRNVALYRDRIYERVWGEEYLGDSRTVDLHIQRLRRKLGLEDRLVAVYKVGYRLEV; this comes from the coding sequence TTGAATCGAATCCTGATCGCGGAGGACGAGGCCCCCATTGCCAACCTGGTGCGCACGGCGCTGGAGGAGGCGGGATATTCTTGCCGCTGGGCGCCGGACGGGGACGCCGCTGCGGACCTAATGGAAAAAGAACTGTTTGACCTGGTGCTGTTAGATATCATGCTGCCCAGGGTGAACGGATATGAGCTGTTGGAGTACTCTCAGGAACTGGATGTGCCGGTGATCTTCCTCACCGCCAAGGGCGAGCTTCAGGACAGGGTGAAGGGGCTGCGCATGGGGGCGGAGGACTATATCACCAAACCCTTTGAGCTGATGGAACTGCTGGCCCGGGTGGAGACGGTGCTGCGCCGCTGCGGCAAGAGCGGACGGGTGATCTCCCTGATGCCGGACATTGAGATCGATACCGCCTCCCGGGTGGTGAAAAAGAATGGGGCGGCGGTGGCACTGACTGTAAAGGAGTATGACTTGCTGCTGCTCTTTTGCCAAAACCGGAACGTGGCCCTGTATCGGGACCGGATTTACGAGCGGGTCTGGGGCGAGGAGTACCTGGGGGACAGCCGCACGGTGGACCTGCACATCCAGCGTCTGCGCAGAAAATTGGGACTGGAGGACCGGCTGGTGGCGGTCTATAAAGTGGGGTACAGGCTGGAGGTGTGA
- a CDS encoding sensor histidine kinase: MRLFWKLFCSTVLITVLACSLGGYFLIDSFFRSSLEREVTAVYEENDLLRYTLGREMDLYFPSVTKEDVATAASRLTITTSRGTVAFRLSDQDGNQLSGSGTLPMDSAMTAKLEDGQRGWELRRGWGSYYIHAASPLAIGGGTLYLENCRKVGELFLTREEQYRTFFYLMLGLVAAVGLVSLSVSVVMLRPLGRLSAATKRMAAGELSERVAVKGDDELSQLSADFNVMAARLEAQVEELKAAARRQEDFLNSFAHETKTPLTSIIGYADLLRSRPASPEQVRQSASYIFNEGRRMESLSRKLMDLIVLEKQDFVLRESPMDAFLERVGGVLRPALEKQGIRLRLRAKAALVPIEPDLMETVCLNLLDNARKAISGPGLILLEGIEEEGGYCIRVTDTGKGIPPEDLSRVTEAFYMVDKSRARAQGGAGMGLAVCRKIVALHGGAMEFRSIVGQGTQVRVHLKGGGGA, encoded by the coding sequence ATGCGGCTGTTCTGGAAACTCTTTTGCTCCACGGTGCTCATCACCGTCCTGGCCTGTAGTTTGGGCGGTTATTTTCTCATTGACTCCTTTTTCCGCTCCTCATTGGAGAGGGAGGTGACGGCGGTGTATGAGGAAAACGATCTGCTGCGCTACACCTTGGGGCGGGAGATGGACCTGTACTTCCCCTCCGTCACCAAGGAGGACGTGGCCACGGCCGCCTCCCGGCTGACCATCACCACCTCTCGGGGGACCGTGGCCTTCCGTCTCAGCGACCAGGACGGGAACCAGCTCTCCGGCAGCGGGACGCTGCCCATGGACTCCGCCATGACCGCAAAACTGGAGGACGGCCAGCGGGGCTGGGAGCTGAGGCGGGGCTGGGGCAGCTACTATATCCACGCCGCAAGCCCCCTGGCCATCGGCGGCGGGACGCTCTACCTTGAAAACTGCCGGAAGGTGGGGGAGCTGTTTCTCACCCGTGAGGAGCAGTACAGGACTTTTTTCTACCTGATGCTGGGCTTGGTGGCGGCGGTGGGGCTGGTCTCATTGTCGGTGTCCGTGGTGATGCTGCGCCCCCTGGGGCGGCTGTCGGCGGCCACAAAGCGGATGGCGGCGGGCGAGCTTTCCGAGCGGGTGGCCGTGAAAGGCGACGACGAGCTCTCACAGCTCTCCGCTGACTTCAATGTGATGGCGGCCCGGCTGGAGGCCCAGGTGGAGGAGCTGAAAGCGGCGGCCCGGCGGCAGGAGGACTTCCTCAACAGCTTTGCCCACGAAACAAAGACGCCCCTGACCTCCATCATCGGCTATGCGGACCTGCTGCGCTCCCGCCCTGCCTCGCCGGAGCAGGTGCGCCAGAGCGCAAGCTATATTTTCAATGAAGGGCGGCGGATGGAGTCGCTGTCCCGGAAGCTGATGGACCTGATCGTGCTGGAAAAGCAGGACTTTGTCCTCCGGGAATCACCCATGGACGCCTTTTTGGAGCGGGTGGGCGGCGTGCTGCGGCCGGCGCTGGAGAAGCAGGGCATCCGTCTGCGCCTCCGCGCTAAGGCCGCCCTTGTGCCCATTGAGCCGGATTTGATGGAGACGGTTTGTCTCAATCTGCTGGACAACGCCCGCAAGGCCATCTCCGGCCCCGGACTCATCCTGTTGGAAGGCATTGAGGAGGAGGGAGGCTACTGTATCCGGGTGACGGATACGGGAAAGGGCATTCCCCCCGAGGACCTGAGCCGTGTCACCGAGGCCTTTTATATGGTGGATAAGTCCCGGGCCCGTGCCCAGGGCGGCGCGGGAATGGGGCTTGCGGTGTGCCGGAAGATCGTGGCGCTCCACGGCGGGGCCATGGAGTTTCGCAGCATAGTGGGCCAGGGTACTCAGGTACGCGTCCACCTGAAAGGGGGCGGCGGGGCGTGA
- a CDS encoding M15 family metallopeptidase produces MAENRMMRYEEEIPDREYFVAPRHARRRRRVSWKLLLLCAVLFLSGLLLGRALAAEVDMEGGYRAGGTSAGAGPVQAIAPVAEQKKDTEEWQLLLVNRDHLLSEDYKIHEMTKLRGGHSVDSRIYPDLQKMMDDARAEGLQPLICSSYRTWDKQEELFQRKVSYYLRQGCDRQEAEEKASAWVARPGTSEHQAGLAVDIVDVAYQVLDEQQEQTEVQQWLMEHCAEYGFILRYPTDKSELTGVSYEPWHYRYVGKEAARELTEQGLCLEEYLSGQSVVLF; encoded by the coding sequence ATGGCTGAGAACAGAATGATGCGATATGAAGAAGAGATTCCAGATCGGGAGTACTTTGTCGCGCCCCGGCACGCACGGCGCCGGCGCCGCGTCTCTTGGAAGCTGTTGCTGCTGTGCGCGGTGCTGTTTTTAAGCGGACTCCTGCTTGGAAGGGCACTGGCGGCGGAAGTGGATATGGAAGGCGGATACCGTGCGGGAGGGACATCCGCCGGGGCGGGTCCGGTGCAGGCTATCGCGCCGGTGGCGGAGCAGAAGAAGGACACGGAGGAGTGGCAGCTGCTGCTGGTCAACAGGGATCACCTGCTGAGCGAGGACTACAAGATTCATGAGATGACCAAACTGCGCGGCGGTCACAGCGTGGACAGCCGCATCTATCCGGACCTTCAGAAGATGATGGACGACGCAAGAGCGGAGGGCCTCCAGCCCCTGATCTGCTCGTCCTACCGCACATGGGACAAGCAGGAGGAGCTCTTTCAAAGAAAGGTGAGCTATTACCTCCGGCAGGGCTGTGACCGGCAGGAGGCGGAGGAGAAGGCCTCCGCCTGGGTGGCGCGCCCCGGGACCAGTGAGCATCAGGCGGGATTGGCGGTGGACATCGTGGATGTTGCCTATCAGGTACTGGATGAACAGCAGGAGCAGACCGAGGTGCAGCAGTGGCTGATGGAGCACTGCGCGGAGTACGGCTTTATCCTCCGCTACCCCACGGACAAAAGCGAGCTGACCGGCGTCTCCTATGAGCCGTGGCATTACCGATATGTGGGGAAGGAGGCTGCCCGCGAACTCACGGAGCAGGGCCTCTGTCTGGAGGAGTACTTAAGCGGGCAATCAGTAGTATTGTTTTAA
- a CDS encoding phosphatase, with the protein MYAVIDIGSNTIRLVLYRVVDGEIHQMLNSKAAAGLVGYIDEKNCLSAKGIRKAVTVLNRFLQTLKSVEVEHFFAFATASLRNINNTEEVLDALWAECGVRVRVLTGDEEAVFDYFGAIKSLAVSDGLMVDVGGGSTELVLFARGEVVATRSLPMGSLSLYTAYVHGIVPTKKELDQIAEHAARLLRPVDFPGGEQPTAVLCGVGGTARASCQLSDELFDETSGYGGYPCRRMKKILKLVKSDRGKLVPAMIKAAPDRLHTLLPGLAVLQAVAERYGCRQFTASPYGVREGYLLYMLEGGEANG; encoded by the coding sequence ATGTATGCAGTGATTGACATCGGATCCAACACCATTCGGTTGGTGCTCTACCGAGTGGTTGACGGGGAGATTCATCAGATGCTCAACAGCAAGGCGGCTGCCGGGCTGGTGGGCTATATCGACGAAAAAAATTGTCTCAGCGCCAAGGGAATCCGCAAAGCGGTGACTGTGCTGAACCGGTTTCTTCAAACGCTGAAGAGTGTGGAGGTGGAGCATTTTTTTGCCTTTGCAACAGCTTCCCTGCGCAATATTAACAACACGGAGGAGGTATTGGACGCGCTCTGGGCGGAGTGCGGCGTGAGGGTCCGGGTGCTGACGGGGGATGAAGAGGCTGTATTTGACTATTTCGGGGCCATCAAAAGCCTTGCGGTGTCAGATGGGCTGATGGTGGACGTGGGCGGCGGAAGCACGGAGTTGGTGCTGTTCGCCCGGGGCGAGGTGGTGGCCACCCGGTCGCTGCCCATGGGATCGCTGAGCCTCTACACCGCCTATGTACACGGAATCGTCCCCACTAAAAAAGAGCTGGATCAGATCGCGGAGCACGCCGCGCGGCTGCTGCGGCCGGTGGACTTCCCCGGCGGGGAACAGCCCACGGCGGTGCTGTGCGGAGTCGGGGGTACCGCCCGGGCCAGCTGCCAGCTCAGCGACGAGTTGTTTGATGAAACCTCCGGCTACGGAGGCTATCCCTGCCGGCGAATGAAAAAAATATTGAAACTGGTGAAAAGTGACCGGGGAAAATTGGTGCCCGCCATGATTAAGGCCGCTCCGGACCGGTTGCACACACTGCTACCCGGGCTGGCGGTGCTGCAGGCGGTGGCGGAGCGCTATGGCTGCCGCCAATTCACCGCCAGCCCCTATGGCGTCCGGGAGGGGTATCTGCTCTACATGCTGGAAGGCGGCGAGGCCAATGGATAA
- the ppk1 gene encoding polyphosphate kinase 1, with the protein MDKYMQNRELSWLRFNERVLMEATDESVPLLERLKFAAIFTSNLDEFFMIRVGSLHDLSLIKKGAVDNKTGLSAEEQLQKIYQAVGPLTVEKDEIYARLNSQLCSYGITALKLEELEKSEQKYIKQLYQNEIDPILSPQIVDSHHPFPHLVNKVLHIGARLKGKGPEVFGVIPVPASLPEVVYLPGADVRYVFTEDIILSQVEKIFKSYDVEEKTVFCITRNADITPNDENFEVDEDFRNKMKKLLRQRTKLAAVRLELSCGVSGQFLQYFCEKLLLSREQVYVTHSPMKLSFAFSLPDHVDSLVRRNLVYPDFAPQRTLPAGESVLRQAAKGDLLLSYPFESMEPFLQLLREASRDDSVISIKISIYRLASRAKLVEYLCAAAENGKDVTVLIELRARFDEQNNIDWSQRLEEAGCRILYGFDAYKVHSKVCLITRKERSGISYVTQIGTGNYNEKTAAQYTDLSYITANLDIGNDANEFFKNMAIGNLRGNYQHLLVAPYAMKDRLIELIDGEIRKGSQGRIFLKLNSITDLDLIQKLREASRSGVRIEMIVRGICCILPGVAGETENIQVTSIVGRYLEHSRIYLFGSGEDEKMYLSSADFMTRNMDRRVEVGCPVYSRSAREKIHRLIEAQRLDNVKARRMGSDGIYRPVPGSHAPLNSQEVLMEDAQRAVPAETEARISLIERVKRWLHG; encoded by the coding sequence ATGGATAAGTACATGCAAAACCGGGAACTCTCCTGGCTGCGGTTCAACGAACGGGTGTTAATGGAGGCCACGGATGAGAGCGTGCCGCTTCTGGAGAGGTTGAAGTTCGCGGCAATTTTTACCAGCAACCTGGACGAGTTCTTCATGATTCGTGTGGGCAGCCTCCACGACCTGTCACTGATCAAAAAAGGAGCGGTGGACAATAAGACGGGGCTCAGCGCGGAGGAGCAGCTTCAGAAGATCTACCAGGCGGTGGGGCCGCTGACTGTGGAAAAGGACGAGATATACGCGCGGCTGAACAGCCAGCTCTGCTCCTATGGGATTACGGCGCTCAAACTGGAGGAGCTGGAGAAAAGCGAACAGAAATACATCAAACAGCTTTATCAAAATGAGATAGACCCCATCTTGTCGCCTCAGATTGTGGACAGCCATCATCCCTTTCCCCATCTTGTCAACAAGGTGCTGCATATCGGGGCGCGGCTCAAGGGGAAAGGACCGGAGGTGTTCGGGGTAATCCCCGTGCCGGCATCGCTGCCGGAGGTTGTGTATCTGCCGGGCGCCGATGTCCGCTATGTGTTCACAGAAGACATCATATTGTCCCAGGTGGAGAAGATTTTCAAGTCTTATGATGTGGAGGAAAAAACCGTTTTCTGCATTACCCGCAATGCGGACATCACACCAAACGATGAAAACTTCGAGGTGGACGAGGACTTCCGCAACAAGATGAAAAAGCTGCTGCGCCAGCGCACCAAATTGGCTGCGGTCCGCCTGGAACTCAGCTGCGGCGTTTCCGGGCAATTTTTGCAATACTTCTGTGAAAAACTGCTGCTGAGCAGAGAGCAGGTGTACGTGACCCATTCGCCTATGAAATTGTCCTTTGCGTTCTCCCTGCCGGATCATGTGGACTCGCTGGTGCGCCGGAATCTGGTGTATCCGGATTTTGCCCCGCAAAGAACTCTGCCTGCGGGGGAGAGCGTCCTCCGCCAGGCGGCAAAAGGCGACCTGCTTCTCTCCTATCCCTTTGAGAGCATGGAGCCCTTTTTGCAGCTGCTGCGGGAGGCGTCAAGAGACGACTCGGTTATTTCCATCAAAATTTCCATTTACCGTCTGGCCAGCCGGGCCAAGCTGGTGGAGTATCTCTGCGCGGCGGCGGAGAACGGAAAAGACGTGACGGTGCTCATTGAGCTGCGGGCCCGGTTTGACGAGCAGAACAACATCGACTGGTCCCAGCGGCTGGAGGAGGCGGGCTGCCGGATCCTCTATGGATTCGACGCATACAAAGTCCATTCAAAAGTCTGCCTGATTACCCGGAAAGAGCGCTCGGGCATCTCCTATGTCACCCAGATCGGCACCGGAAATTACAATGAAAAGACCGCCGCCCAATATACGGACCTCTCCTACATAACCGCCAATCTGGATATCGGAAACGACGCCAACGAATTTTTCAAAAATATGGCCATCGGAAACCTGAGAGGAAACTACCAGCACCTTCTCGTCGCGCCCTACGCCATGAAAGACCGGCTGATCGAGCTGATTGACGGAGAGATACGGAAAGGGTCCCAGGGCAGGATTTTTCTCAAGCTCAATTCAATTACCGATTTGGATCTCATCCAAAAGCTGCGGGAGGCATCCCGCTCCGGCGTGCGGATTGAGATGATTGTCCGGGGAATTTGCTGTATTTTGCCGGGCGTGGCAGGGGAGACCGAAAATATTCAGGTGACCAGCATCGTGGGCCGGTACTTGGAGCACTCCCGCATCTATCTCTTTGGCAGCGGCGAGGATGAGAAGATGTATCTCTCCTCCGCCGATTTCATGACCCGCAATATGGACCGCCGGGTGGAGGTGGGATGCCCCGTTTACAGCCGGAGCGCAAGGGAAAAAATCCACCGACTGATTGAGGCGCAGCGGCTGGACAATGTAAAGGCGCGGCGGATGGGCAGCGATGGGATTTACCGCCCTGTCCCCGGCAGCCATGCCCCGCTCAACAGCCAAGAGGTGCTGATGGAGGATGCGCAGAGGGCGGTGCCGGCGGAAACGGAGGCGCGCATCTCCCTGATCGAACGCGTAAAGCGGTGGCTCCACGGATAG
- a CDS encoding PhoH family protein: MKKTYVIDTNVLIQAPYALSCFEDNDIVLPLAVIEELDGLKRSAGERGANARAAIRSLEELRSQGDLLYGVSLAGGGILRVEKNFTDVALPEDLPEQRPDNRILKVCRGLSQGEGQVILVTKDLVMRIKAQILGIRAEDFTTEQVTDADAQYTGRAEVYLPEELVKDFKKSGVPVSALYTADSHGERIPLELTENEFLTIQPDQTSKKTLLGRVEGEKAVPLSYKKSKPYGVTPRNMGQYFIQEALMQSAERAPLVIIKGMAGTAKTFYSLAVGLEKVYNNREYRRILVSRPNAQFDEDIGFLPGDEQEKIAPLMRPVVDNLEQLLDSDEKSRYEDEALLGDKVKEVFERGIIQTEALNFIRGRSISKTYLIIDEVQNMTPNQVKGIITRAGKDTKIILLGDPDQIDRPFLDERTNGLSYAAKCMRGSPLCWQITLSAQECERSVLATDAVKRL, translated from the coding sequence ATGAAGAAAACATACGTCATTGATACAAACGTTTTAATCCAGGCGCCCTATGCCCTTAGCTGTTTCGAGGACAACGATATCGTCCTTCCTCTGGCGGTGATAGAGGAATTGGATGGACTGAAACGATCTGCCGGCGAACGGGGTGCGAACGCAAGGGCGGCGATCCGGTCTCTGGAAGAGCTTCGCTCCCAAGGGGACCTGCTTTACGGTGTTTCGCTTGCGGGCGGCGGCATATTGAGGGTGGAAAAAAACTTTACCGATGTGGCGCTGCCGGAGGATTTGCCGGAGCAGCGGCCGGATAACCGGATTCTCAAAGTCTGCAGGGGGCTGAGCCAGGGGGAGGGGCAGGTGATCCTGGTCACAAAGGACCTGGTTATGCGCATTAAGGCCCAGATTCTGGGAATCCGGGCGGAGGACTTCACCACCGAGCAGGTCACCGATGCCGACGCCCAGTACACCGGGCGCGCAGAAGTTTACCTGCCGGAGGAACTGGTGAAGGACTTCAAAAAGAGCGGGGTGCCGGTTTCCGCGCTTTACACGGCGGACAGCCATGGGGAGAGAATCCCGCTGGAGCTGACGGAAAATGAATTTTTGACAATCCAGCCAGATCAGACGTCAAAGAAAACGCTGCTGGGCCGGGTGGAGGGGGAAAAGGCGGTCCCGCTGAGCTACAAAAAAAGCAAGCCCTACGGCGTGACGCCCCGGAATATGGGCCAGTATTTTATCCAGGAGGCGCTGATGCAGAGCGCGGAGCGGGCGCCGCTGGTGATCATTAAGGGGATGGCCGGGACGGCAAAGACCTTTTATTCCCTGGCGGTTGGCCTGGAGAAAGTCTACAACAACCGGGAGTACCGCCGCATTCTGGTCAGCCGGCCCAACGCACAGTTTGACGAGGATATCGGATTTTTGCCCGGCGACGAGCAGGAGAAGATCGCTCCGCTGATGCGTCCGGTGGTGGATAACCTGGAGCAGCTCCTGGATTCGGATGAAAAAAGCCGGTATGAAGACGAGGCGCTCCTTGGCGACAAGGTGAAGGAGGTATTCGAGCGGGGAATCATTCAGACAGAGGCGCTGAATTTTATCCGCGGCCGCTCCATTTCCAAGACCTATTTGATCATTGATGAAGTGCAGAATATGACGCCCAATCAGGTGAAGGGGATCATCACCCGCGCGGGAAAGGACACAAAGATCATCCTGCTGGGCGATCCAGATCAGATTGACCGGCCGTTCTTAGACGAGCGTACCAATGGGCTCAGCTATGCGGCCAAATGTATGCGGGGCAGTCCGCTGTGCTGGCAGATCACGCTTTCCGCCCAGGAATGTGAGCGCTCTGTGCTGGCCACGGACGCAGTCAAGCGGCTGTAG
- a CDS encoding alanine/glycine:cation symporter family protein produces the protein MEVLEQIVKTLNTYLWDKNILLVLLCGSGIYFTIRLRFIQVRRFRSGWKRLFGNFSLRGKKAGDDGMSSFQALTTAIAAQVGTGNIAGAATAIASGGPGAIFWMWVSAFFGMATIYGEAVLAQKYKTVVDGAVTGGPIYYIRAAFKGKFGRFLAGFFSVAIILALGFMGNMVQSNSIGESFKAAFHVKPLYVGIVLAVIAAFIFLGGVKRIAAFTEKVVPVMAALYITGCVVILFINHAVLLDSIRQIFVMAFNPQAMGGGVLGITIQKALRFGVARGLFSNEAGMGSTPHAHALAKVQKPQDQGEVAMMGVFIDTFVILTLTALVIISSGAVSSGETGSVLAQMAFDRAFGSFGTIFIAICMLFFAFSTIVGWYFFGETNVKALFGKAGVKVYALIVVVCIVLGSALKVDLVWNMSDMFNGLMVAPNLLALLALSGTVSRIAKGEDTEMFSRR, from the coding sequence ATGGAAGTATTGGAGCAGATTGTAAAGACACTGAATACCTACCTTTGGGACAAAAACATCCTCTTGGTTCTGCTGTGCGGCAGCGGGATCTATTTCACCATCCGTCTGCGCTTCATCCAGGTGCGCAGGTTCCGGTCGGGCTGGAAGCGGCTGTTCGGCAACTTCAGCCTCCGGGGAAAGAAGGCGGGCGACGACGGGATGAGCTCCTTTCAGGCGCTGACAACGGCCATTGCGGCCCAGGTGGGCACCGGCAATATCGCCGGCGCGGCCACCGCCATTGCCTCCGGCGGGCCGGGCGCGATTTTCTGGATGTGGGTCTCCGCCTTTTTCGGCATGGCCACGATTTACGGCGAGGCGGTTTTGGCGCAAAAGTATAAGACTGTGGTGGACGGCGCGGTCACCGGCGGCCCCATCTACTATATCCGTGCAGCCTTCAAGGGAAAGTTCGGCAGGTTCCTGGCAGGCTTTTTCTCCGTGGCCATCATCCTGGCCCTGGGCTTTATGGGCAATATGGTGCAGTCCAACTCCATCGGCGAGTCCTTTAAGGCCGCGTTCCATGTGAAGCCGCTGTATGTGGGCATTGTGCTTGCGGTGATCGCCGCGTTCATCTTCCTTGGCGGTGTCAAACGTATTGCCGCCTTCACCGAGAAGGTTGTGCCCGTTATGGCGGCGCTGTACATCACCGGCTGCGTGGTGATTTTGTTCATCAACCATGCCGTGCTGCTGGACTCCATCCGGCAGATTTTTGTCATGGCCTTCAATCCCCAGGCCATGGGCGGCGGTGTCCTGGGCATCACCATCCAGAAGGCCCTGCGCTTTGGCGTTGCAAGAGGGCTCTTTTCCAACGAGGCCGGCATGGGCTCCACACCCCATGCCCACGCACTGGCAAAGGTGCAAAAGCCCCAGGACCAGGGCGAGGTGGCCATGATGGGCGTGTTCATCGACACCTTTGTCATCCTGACTCTGACAGCGCTGGTCATCATCTCCTCCGGCGCGGTTTCCTCCGGTGAGACCGGATCCGTCCTTGCTCAGATGGCCTTTGACCGGGCGTTTGGCAGCTTCGGTACGATCTTCATCGCCATCTGCATGCTGTTTTTCGCCTTCTCCACCATTGTGGGCTGGTACTTCTTCGGCGAGACCAACGTCAAGGCGCTCTTTGGCAAGGCGGGCGTCAAGGTCTATGCGCTGATCGTGGTGGTTTGCATTGTGCTGGGTTCCGCCTTGAAGGTAGATCTGGTGTGGAATATGTCCGACATGTTCAACGGCCTGATGGTGGCGCCCAACCTGCTGGCCCTGCTGGCTCTGTCCGGCACGGTGTCCAGAATCGCAAAGGGAGAGGACACGGAGATGTTCTCCCGCAGATAA
- a CDS encoding heavy-metal-associated domain-containing protein encodes MKVINVPDMMCENCVSRITKALTDADLKFTVSLADKTVTIDGCAQCLQTALGELEDLGFTPEAK; translated from the coding sequence ATGAAAGTAATCAACGTCCCCGACATGATGTGCGAAAATTGTGTCAGCCGCATCACCAAGGCGCTGACCGATGCGGATTTGAAGTTCACCGTCAGCCTGGCCGACAAGACCGTCACCATTGACGGCTGCGCCCAGTGCCTCCAGACGGCTCTGGGCGAGTTGGAAGACCTGGGCTTTACCCCGGAGGCCAAATAG
- a CDS encoding metal-sensing transcriptional repressor, whose amino-acid sequence MEDFCDRSRHKHREQPEYEALIRRLNRIEGQVRGIRGMVEKDAYCTDILTQVSAVQSALNAFSKELLGSHIKTCVVQDIQNGHTEVVDDLLTTIQKLMK is encoded by the coding sequence ATGGAAGACTTTTGCGACCGCAGCCGGCATAAGCACCGGGAACAGCCGGAGTACGAAGCACTGATCCGCCGGCTGAACCGGATTGAGGGCCAGGTGCGGGGCATCCGGGGCATGGTGGAGAAGGATGCCTACTGCACGGATATCCTGACCCAGGTCTCCGCCGTTCAATCGGCGCTGAACGCCTTCTCCAAAGAGCTGTTGGGCAGCCATATCAAGACCTGCGTGGTGCAGGACATTCAGAACGGGCACACGGAGGTTGTGGACGACCTCCTGACCACCATACAAAAATTGATGAAATGA